The following coding sequences are from one Plasmodium coatneyi strain Hackeri chromosome 11, complete sequence window:
- a CDS encoding Phenylalanine tRNA-ligase, translating into MVLPLPKLIQSNEGRVLYHIKNHPLRTVKKKIEGFFKYESLDNLSSDISVKQNFDELFVPLTHPARNIKDTFYLSENYVKKFSSLHNDLYTQLENTNGIYKYYLVTKLVRHQEVLLKRTHMTAHLPDLLRRNYKNVIYTGSVYRRDEIDRFHFPIFHQTDGFLIRPDKFDVETDLKRNLEQLIRYLFDSSDIKMKWEDNTSFPFTDPSYELYIQGASSGGITTTRDDVGGEPPWVEVLGCGKIKKEVIAMALHAEDIRQIIEEEISRHDRGLLGDLQSIEEAASEATVEWIPPNVGTPKNIVDNLCSAHLNNRIEAQMNKFLKTIRYQGWAFGIGLERLAMLLYHIHDIRLFWSNDSRFIDQFEEGVISKFHPFSNFPPVEKDISFYITSQFKEDIFFQICRDVANENIEQVKKIDSYHNPKNNQTSVCYRITYRSHTQNLTHKAVNELQSKIVQMLVKQCAVTIR; encoded by the coding sequence ATGGTGCTGCCACTGCCCAAACTCATCCAGTCGAACGAAGGGAGAGTATTATACCATATTAAAAACCACCCACTAAGgacagttaaaaaaaagatcgaaggttttttcaaatatgaaTCTTTGGATAACCTAAGCAGTGACATAAGTGTGAAGCAAAACTTCGATGAGCTCTTCGTGCCCCTCACACACCCCGCTAGGAACATAAAAGATACTTTTTACTTAAGTGAAaattacgtaaaaaaattttcttctctccatAATGATCTATACACCCAACTGGAGAATACCAATGGAATTTATAAGTACTACTTGGTCACCAAATTGGTGCGCCATCAGGAGGTCTTGCTGAAAAGGACCCATATGACCGCACATTTACCTGACCTGTTAAGGcgaaattacaaaaatgttatCTACACGGGAAGTGTCTACAGAAGGGATGAAATTGATAGGtttcattttcccattttccatCAGACAGATGGGTTTCTGATCCGCCCGGACAAGTTTGACGTCGAAACGGATTTGAAGAGGAACCTTGAACAGTTGATTCGGTACTTGTTTGATTCTTCcgacataaaaatgaaatgggAAGATAACACGTCCTTCCCGTTTACGGACCCGTCTTACGAGCTGTATATCCAAGGGGCATCGTCAGGGGGAATCACCACAACTCGAGATGATGTCGGTGGGGAACCCCCCTGGGTGGAAGTCCTCGGGTGTGGGAAAATCAAAAAGGAAGTCATCGCCATGGCCCTGCACGCGGAAGATATACGCCAAATAATAGAGGAAGAGATTTCCCGTCATGACAGGGGCCTCCTTGGAGACCTCCAATCGATTGAGGAAGCCGCTAGTGAAGCCACCGTGGAGTGGATCCCCCCCAATGTGGGTACCCCCAAGAATATCGTAGACAACCTCTGCAGCGCCCACCTGAACAACCGAATTGAAGctcaaatgaacaaattccTAAAAACGATTAGGTACCAAGGATGGGCCTTCGGAATCGGACTTGAACGACTAGCCATGCTGCTTTACCACATCCACGACATACGTTTGTTTTGGAGTAACGACAGCAGATTCATTGATCAATTTGAGGAAGGCGTAATAAGCAAATTCCACCCCTTCAGTAATTTCCCTCCTGTGGAAAAAGacatttccttttatataaccAGTCAATTTAAAGAAGATATATTCTTTCAAATTTGCAGAGATGTAGCTAACGAAAATATCGagcaagtaaaaaaaatcgatTCCTACCACAACCCCAAGAACAATCAAACAAGTGTCTGTTATAGAATAACTTATCGGTCCCACACGCAGAACCTTACCCATAAGGCTGTAAATGAGCTGCAGAGTAAAATTGTCCAAATGTTGGTGAAGCAGTGCGCAGTCACCATCCGGTAA